A genomic window from Vigna radiata var. radiata cultivar VC1973A chromosome 2, Vradiata_ver6, whole genome shotgun sequence includes:
- the LOC106756152 gene encoding splicing factor-like protein 1 gives MDALDSNPNLPPLHPYDPSLQNHAPSEYHNPSQHQLETGQNENGNGSSDGRPSENGQGALDNNGLHPQLSKPLLSEGLTRSGTDRDQSGGEEETTSKRRRRSRWDPQPESNDQGGQSGGELGSGPKKRKSRWADDEPKPVIQLPDFMGGIEFDPEIQALNSRLLEISRMLQSGLPLDDRPEGARSPSPEPIYDNMGIRINTREYRARERLQKERQEIISQIIKKNPAFKPPADYRPPKLQKKLYIPMKEYPGYNFIGLIIGPRGNTQKRMEKETGAKIVIRGKGSVKEGRLQQKRDLKPDPSENEDLHVLVEAETPESLEAAAGMVEKLLQPVDEVLNEHKRQQLRELAALNGTIRDEEYCRLCGEPGHRQYACPTRTSTFKSEVVCKHCGDGGHPSIDCPVKGATGKKMDDEYQNFLAELGGSVPESATKQTSTLAIGAGTSGSNPPWANNSATAGGLAQAGLGAAAVKKEIDDTNLYIGYLPPSLDDDGLIQLFQQFGEIVMAKVIKDRMSGLSKGYGFVKYADITMANNAILAMNGYRLEGRTIAVRVAGKPPQPVVPPGPPASAVPTYPVPSQPLGAYPSQQYAAGGPLGTAPPGTYGGTPVPWGPPVPPPYASYAPPPPGSTMYPPMQGQPMPPYGVQYPPPVQSGPPGAPSQPATSTEVQQSYPPGVQSDSSTSTQSVAVNVYGNSLPSMPPAAQPTYPASYGYPPYYNAVPPPPPPPAPIPVSTSDQSHNIANVPWANNSLVPPPASSADKTAYGTDQSLSIGNVPRTTNPPVPPPPSSAEKTSYGADSEYEKFMAEMK, from the coding sequence ATGGACGCTCTCGATTCAAACCCAAATCTCCCTCCACTGCATCCCTACGATCCTTCACTGCAGAACCATGCGCCATCAGAGTATCACAACCCGTCACAACACCAATTGGAAACTGGACAAAACGAAAACGGTAACGGCTCCAGTGATGGAAGACCATCGGAGAATGGTCAGGGAGCTTTGGATAATAACGGATTGCATCCTCAGCTTTCGAAGCCATTGCTATCTGAAGGATTGACGCGGAGTGGCACTGACAGGGATCAATCTGGTGGTGAGGAGGAGACTACAAGCAAGCGCCGCCGCCGGAGCAGATGGGATCCGCAGCCTGAATCGAATGACCAGGGCGGCCAGAGCGGCGGGGAATTGGGGTCTGGGCCAAAGAAGAGGAAGTCTCGTTGGGCTGACGACGAGCCCAAGCCGGTGATTCAACTTCCTGATTTCATGGGCGGTATTGAATTCGATCCCGAGATTCAGGCTTTGAACAGTAGGCTTCTTGAGATTAGTCGAATGTTACAGTCAGGTTTACCTTTAGATGATCGCCCCGAAGGTGCTCGATCTCCTTCACCTGAGCCGATATATGATAACATGGGCATTAGGATTAACACTAGGGAATACCGTGCGCGTGAGAGATTGCAAAAGGAGAGGCAGGAAATAATATCTCAGATTATAAAGAAGAACCCTGCCTTCAAGCCACCTGCAGATTACAGGCCACCCAAGCTTCAGAAGAAGCTTTATATACCGATGAAAGAATACCCTGGTTACAATTTCATTGGGCTTATTATTGGTCCCAGAGGTAACACCCAGAAGCGGATGGAGAAAGAAACTGGTGCTAAAATTGTGATTCGGGGTAAAGGATCAGTGAAAGAGGGTAGGCTACAGCAGAAGAGGGATTTGAAGCCTGACCCTTCGGAGAATGAGGATTTGCATGTGTTGGTAGAGGCTGAGACGCCCGAGTCACTTGAGGCTGCTGCAGGTATGGTGGAGAAGCTCTTGCAGCCCGTGGATGAGGTATTGAATGAGCACAAGAGGCAACAGCTTAGGGAACTAGCTGCGTTGAATGGTACGATCAGGGATGAGGAGTATTGCAGGCTATGTGGTGAACCAGGTCATCGCCAATATGCATGTCCTACTAGGACGTCTACTTTTAAGAGTGAAGTTGTCTGTAAACACTGTGGGGATGGTGGTCATCCAAGCATAGATTGTCCGGTGAAGGGTGCTACTGGGAAGAAGATGGATGATGAGTATCAGAATTTCCTAGCAGAGTTGGGTGGTTCAGTTCCTGAATCTGCAACAAAGCAAACCAGTACCTTGGCTATTGGAGCAGGCACTTCTGGAAGCAATCCTCCTTGGGCTAACAATTCCGCTACGGCTGGTGGTTTGGCTCAAGCTGGCTTAGGGGCTGCTGCTGTTAAAAAGGAAATTGATGATACAAATTTGTACATAGGATACTTGCCGCCCAGCCTTGATGATGATGGCCTAATCCAATTATTTCAACAATTTGGTGAGATTGTCATGGCAAAAGTGATCAAGGATCGAATGTCGGGTTTAAGTAAAGGATACGGTTTTGTGAAGTATGCTGATATAACAATGGCAAACAATGCAATATTGGCCATGAACGGTTATCGCCTTGAGGGTCGAACAATTGCAGTGAGAGTTGCTGGTAAGCCTCCTCAGCCTGTTGTGCCGCCTGGCCCACCGGCATCTGCTGTGCCTACTTATCCTGTTCCAAGCCAGCCACTCGGTGCTTATCCGTCCCAACAGTATGCTGCCGGTGGCCCCCTTGGGACTGCTCCTCCTGGGACTTACGGTGGTACCCCGGTGCCATGGGGACCTCCTGTTCCTCCTCCATATGCTTCTTATGCTCCTCCTCCACCTGGTTCAACCATGTATCCACCTATGCAAGGTCAACCGATGCCTCCATATGGGGTTCAATATCCTCCGCCTGTGCAGAGTGGTCCGCCTGGTGCCCCATCCCAGCCTGCAACTTCTACTGAAGTGCAGCAGAGTTACCCACCCGGAGTGCAGTCTGACAGTAGTACCTCAACTCAGTCTGTAGCAGTCAATGTATATGGTAACTCGCTACCATCAATGCCACCTGCAGCCCAACCTACTTATCCTGCATCTTATGGATATCCACCTTACTATAACGCAGttcctcctccacctccccctCCCGCCCCCATTCCTGTTTCAACTTCAGACCAATCCCACAACATTGCAAATGTGCCTTGGGCCAATAATTCTCTTGTTCCACCGCCTGCTTCATCGGCAGACAAGACAGCATATGGTACAGATCAATCCCTTAGCATTGGAAATGTACCTAGGACCACAAATCCTCCAGTGCCTCCTCCTCCTTCATCAGCTGAGAAGACTTCATATGGTGCTGACTCAGAGTACGAGAAGTTCATGGCAGAGATGAAATGA